The Lactuca sativa cultivar Salinas chromosome 2, Lsat_Salinas_v11, whole genome shotgun sequence genome includes a window with the following:
- the LOC111881738 gene encoding uncharacterized protein LOC111881738: MAVSSPVVVSLKTLFSVLAVIMLALAVWGVGSDGLASCVDIRKKWVLVTIINYSINLGVILAWIVYKESSWIRIAILIPSALFAGSTITSAYIAMQLFLLSPQESSKDPLYFVLMKRQKEDAIMGYKRGPSILTTRVIISALGCLMLGTFVYVLIVDGSQFHSQLFSACGIASWIDISFMIVTLSVWVAYKESSWISAFFWILSLVCFGSIGTCVYIVVQLFYLSPQQPVSLVLFNSNNKDLLSNDPLLMAHTNA; encoded by the exons ATGGCGGTTTCATCACCGGTGGTAGTCTCATTGAAGACGCTTTTTAGCGTATTGGCTGTTATAATGTTAGCTCTGGCTGTTTGGGGAGTCGGCTCAGATGGGCTCGCTTCTTGTGTCGACATACGCAAAAA GTGGGTGTTAGTGACAATAATAAACTATAGCATAAATCTTGGTGTTATATTG GCTTGGATAGTCTACAAAGAATCAAGCTGGATCAGGATAGCTATTTTAATACCTAGTGCACTTTTTGCTGGAAG CACTATTACGAGTGCATACATCGCTATGCAGCTCTTCTTATTGTCACCACAAGAATCATCAAAGGATCCCTTATATTTTGTCTTGATGAAACGTCAAAAAGA GGATGCCATAATGGGATACAAGAGGGGACCTTCTATTTTAACTACAAGAGTAATCATTTCTGCACTTGGCTGCTTGATGCTGGGAACTTTTGTTTATGTGCTTATTGTTGATGGATCACAATTCCATTCCCAATTATTCTCCGC GTGTGGGATAGCATCATGGATCGACATCTCTTTCATGATTGTCACTTTATCC GTTTGGGTAGCTTATAAGGAATCAAGTTGGATAAGTGCTTTCTTTTGGATACTTTCACTTGTATGTTTTGGGAG CATTGGTACATGTGTGTACATAGTCGTGCAGTTGTTTTACCTGTCACCTCAGCAACCTGTTTCCCTTGTGCTTTTCAATAGCAATAACAA AGACTTGTTGTCAAATGATCCCCTATTGATGGCGCATACCAATGCATGA